The following coding sequences are from one Panicum hallii strain FIL2 chromosome 5, PHallii_v3.1, whole genome shotgun sequence window:
- the LOC112891390 gene encoding protein RETICULATA-RELATED 3, chloroplastic-like: MASTAFAAAKLLPAHLDSSPRIAPHRAGPTANLSFAPLSSSSSSAASLLRLRSPSPSGPGGRLPPPPRSYGGGGSGDAADSGGGDGDGRRGGILGVFLAGWAARVAADPQFPFKVLMEELVGVTACVLGDMASRPNFGLNELDFVFSTLVVGSILNFVLMYLLAPTAGVAAAASSAASALPSHMFEPGAYSLGSRVATLVSKGATFAMVGFAAGLAGTALSNGLIAMRKRMDPEFETPNKPPPTLLNAATWAIHMGVSSNLRYQTLNGVEYLLGKVAPAPVFKVSVVALRCMNNVLGGMSFVLLARLTGSQRSDKPATAAEEKERLIAVGNAAADAISEAKDGEGK; encoded by the coding sequence ATGGCCTCCACGGCCTTCGCCGCCGCCAAGCTCCTCCCGGCCCACCTCGACTCCTCCCCGCGCATCGCGCCACACCGCGCCGGGCCCACCGCGAATCTCTCCTTCGCCCcgctttcctcttcttcctcctccgcggcgtcgctcctccgcctccgatCCCCGTCGCCGTCGGGCCCGGGAGGCAGgctgcccccgcccccgcgctcGTATGGCGGAGGCGGATCTGGCGACGCCGCGGACTccggtggcggcgacggcgacggccgccGCGGGGGCATCCTCGGCGTCTTCCTGGCCGGCTGGGCCGCCCGCGTCGCCGCGGACCCGCAGTTCCCGTTCAAGGTGCTCatggaggagctcgtcggcgtcaCCGCCTGCGTGCTCGGCGACATGGCCTCCCGCCCCAACTTCGGTCTCAACGAGCTCGACTTTGTCTTCTCCACCCTCGTCGTCGGATCCATCCTCAACTTCGTCCTCATGTACCTCCTCGCGCCCAccgccggcgtcgccgccgccgcctcgtccgccgcctccgcgctccCCAGCCACATGTTCGAGCCGGGCGCCTACTCGCTTGGCTCCCGCGTCGCCACCCTCGTGTCCAAGGGCGCGACCTTCGCGATGGTCGGGTTCGCGGCCGGGCTCGCCGGCACCGCGCTCTCCAACGGGCTCATCGCCATGCGGAAGCGCATGGACCCGGAGTTCGAGACTCCCAACAAGCCGCCGCCCACGCTGCTCAACGCGGCCACCTGGGCGATCCACATGGGCGTCAGCAGCAACCTGCGTTACCAGACTCTGAACGGGGTCGAGTACCTGCTCGGCAAGGTCGCACCGGCGCCAGTGTTCAAGGTGTCCGTCGTTGCTCTCCGCTGCATGAACAACGTGCTTGGTGGCATGTCCTTCGTGTTGCTTGCCAGGTTGACTGGATCGCAAAGATCAGATAAGCCAGCGACGGCTGCAGAAGAGAAGGAACGGTTGATAGCTGTGGGCAATGCCGCCGCAGATGCCATCAGTGAGGCAAAGGACGGAGAGGGTAAGTAA
- the LOC112894942 gene encoding ABSCISIC ACID-INSENSITIVE 5-like protein 2 isoform X2, with product MGSQTMASQAGGGGGGGSGSAGAVQRGQMQNLARQGSLYSLTLDEVQSHLGEPLHSMNLDELLKSVFPDGLDHDGGTTSQYEQTSSLLRQGSITMPPELSKKTVDEVWKGIQDAPKRNVTESGRRRRERQPTLGEMTLEDFLVKAGVVTQGYLKDLNDVGNVEPVGSAGPAGLTAGAQWLDHYQHQITAIEPHQHGQHGVPGAYMPSQLALQPLNVGPGAILESYSEGHITSPMMGALSDSPTPGRKRGAPGDVADKLMERRQKRMIKNRESAARSRARKQAYTNELENKVSRLEEENERLKRQKVLCHSLLRESVVFLLHVRLSDK from the exons ATGGGGAGTCAGACAATGGCATCACAGGCTGGGGGAGGAGGCGGGGGCGGCAGTGGCAGTGCTGGCGCAGTGCAACGCGGGCAGATGCAGAACCTGGCAAGACAAGGGTCTCTGTATAGCCTCACCCTTGACGAGGTGCAGAGCCATTTGGGAGAACCCCTGCATAGCATGAACCTTGATGAGTTGCTCAAGAGTGTCTTTCCTGATGGTCTGGACCATGATGGTGGCACTACCAGTCAGTATGAGCAGACTTCAAGCCTCTTGAGACAGGGGAGCATCACCATGCCACCTGAGCTTAGCAAGAAGACAGTGGATGAGGTGTGGAAAGGCATCCAGGATGCACCGAAGAGAAATGTCACAGAGAGTGGTAGGAGGAGACGGGAGCGGCAGCCGACACTTGGGGAGATGACGCTTGAGGATTTCTTGGTGAAAGCTGGGGTCGTCACCCAAGGATATCTGAAGGACTTGAATGATGTAGGCAATGTGGAGCCGGTTGGTAGTGCTGGGCCTGCCGGTTTGACAGCTGGAGCACAGTGGTTAGACCACTATCAGCACCAGATTACAGCTATCGAGCCCCATCAGCATGGGCAACACGGCGTGCCAGGTGCTTATATGCCGAGTCAGTTAGCCCTTCAGCCACTGAATGTTGGGCCGGGTGCTATTCTGGAATCATACTCTGAGGGCCATATTACTTCGCCAATGATGGGTGCACTTTCTGATTCCCCAACACCTGGTAGGAAGCGTGGTGCCCCAGGAGATGTGGCGGATAAGTTGATGGAGAGAAGGCAGAAAAGGATGATAAAGAATAGGGAGTCAGCTGCTCGTTCAAGGGCTAGGAAGCAG GCCTACACTAATGAACTGGAAAACAAGGTATCTCGATTAGAAGAGGAGAATGAGAGGCTAAAGAGGCAAAAGGTACTATGTCATTCCCTTTTGCGAGAAAGCGTTGTTTTCTTGCTCCA TGTCAGGTTATCTGATAAGTGA
- the LOC112891391 gene encoding F-box protein At4g18380-like codes for MHAKARIHADPVLEFDRFDCLPDSLVLLILNKLEDVRSLGRCSAVSKRFSGLVPLVHDVCVKIDRVVTVDGDSDAALNLSSPKPQNILSHLLKLVLFAITKPFHDMGGNPNGAGRPLFPQLSQHSPAQVLRSFSHVRNIRVELPSGDVGVEEGVLLKWRAEYGSTLQNCVILGGTLVSRKAAGGVHEPPPDDGGTMPESFYTNGGLKLRVVWTISCLIAASTRHYLLRSIVDEHPTLRSLVLADADGQGALRMGWEQLRDFREHKPSASACSNRTQVPACNIKLRYAPCLELPGGLALQGATLLVIKPAGDGSGGGHGGRKEAEAFVSGAFDGPLRFAVKALMKRRTYLLEMNGF; via the coding sequence ATGCATGCCAAGGCTCGAATCCACGCTGACCCGGTCCTGGAGTTTGACCGTTTCGACTGCCTGCCGGATTCACTCGTGCTGCTGATCCTGAACAAGCTCGAGGACGTGCGTTCGCTCGGCCGCTGCTCTGCCGTGTCCAAGCGGTTCAGCGGCCTGGTTCCCCTTGTGCACGACGTATGCGTCAAGATCGACCGCGTCGTGACTGTGGACGGTGACTCCGATGCTGCTCTGAACCTGTCGTCGCCCAAGCCCCAGAACATCCTCTCGCATCTACTCAAGCTGGTGCTGTTCGCAATCACCAAGCCCTTCCATGACATGGGCGGCAACCCAAACGGCGCCGGGCGGCCACTGTTCCCCCAGCTCTCCCAGCACTCGCCTGCGCAGGTGCTGCGGAGCTTCTCCCACGTTCGCAACATTCGGGTGGAGCTGCCCTCGGGGGACGTCGGCGTCGAGGAGGGGGTTCTGCTGAAGTGGCGGGCGGAGTATGGCAGCACGCTTCAGAATTGCGTGATCCTGGGCGGCACCCTTGTCAGCCGCAAGGCCGCCGGCGGTGTGCACGAGCCGCCTCCGGATGACGGTGGAACCATGCCCGAGTCCTTCTACACGAACGGCGGGCTGAAGCTCCGTGTGGTGTGGACCATCAGCTGCCTGATCGCCGCTTCGACGAGGCACTACCTCCTCCGATCGATCGTCGACGAGCATCCGACGCTGAGAAGCCTGGTCCTGGCGGACGCCGACGGGCAGGGCGCGCTGCGCATGGGGTGGGAGCAGCTGAGGGATTTCAGGGAGCACAAGCCGTCGGCCTCGGCGTGCTCCAACAGAACGCAGGTCCCCGCGTGCAACATCAAGCTGAGATACGCCCCGTGCCTCGAGCTCCCTGGCGGATTGGCGCTGCAGGGCGCGACCTTGCTCGTCATCAAGCCCGCCGgcgacgggagcggcggcggccatggcggtcGGAAGGAAGCCGAAGCCTTTGTGTCAGGCGCGTTCGATGGACCCCTGAGGTTTGCTGTGAAGGCACTGATGAAGAGGCGCACGTATCTTCTGGAGATGAATGGGTTCTAG
- the LOC112891394 gene encoding 14 kDa zinc-binding protein-like yields the protein MTRTSGAQAQHPPATASGDRLAVIASHLSHSWLGTPAHMAGEKEAALAAEPVDGPTIVEKSIGKEIPSQVVYEDQKVLAFRDISPQAPIHIIIIPKVKDGLSRLLKAEERHVEVLGNLLYAAKVVAKQEGLGDGFRIVINDGPEGCQSVYHLHVHLLGGRQMNWPPG from the exons ATGACCCGGACCAGCGGTGCCCAAGCCCAACAtcctccggcgacggcgagcggcgacCGCCTCGCGGTCATCGCGTCTCACTTATCCCACTCTTGGCTCGGCACtccggcgcacatggccggcgagaaGGAAGCCGCACTCGCCGCCGAGCCCGTGGACGGCCCCACCAT TGTTGAAAAAAGTATCGGGAAGGAGATCCCATCTCAGGTGGTTTATGAGGACCAAAAG GTCCTTGCATTCAGAGACATTTCACCACAAGCTCCCATACATATTATAATCATACCCAAGGTTAAAGATGGGTTATCCAGGCTGTTGAAG GCAGAAGAAAGGCACGTCGAGGTCCTGGGCAATCTTCTGTATGCTGCAAAGGTTGTAGCAAAGCAGGAAGGGCTTGGTGATGGCTTCAGGATTGTCATCAACGATGGGCCCGAAGGAT GTCAATCTGTGTATCACCTCCACGTCCATCTTCTCGGGGGACGGCAGATGAACTGGCCACCTGGGTGA
- the LOC112891845 gene encoding AP2-like ethylene-responsive transcription factor At1g79700, which yields MTTRPHCAATPLSPSSRASSSSSLSCVSSAASSSGSCYVPASWPPKCGGKKKRSSRRRAKNGAAGGAVAVLRRNSSIYRGVTRHRATGKFEAHLWDRHARCPAKSKKGRQVYLGAFDNEEAAAHTYDLAALKYWGSESSECKLNFPLELYNHEHETMHRMSREAYLAALRRRSSSFSRGASEYRGVAKHHRNGRWEARIGYANCKKYLYLGIFGTQEEAARAYDLAALELRGHAAITNFDISSYTDYLQQLEQPVPKAQPKPALKPKAEPVDEEARLLPKAADPIPAPLLTPKPEPEDELAGPLAPLPPGPVLRDEDDVDNAIAEILPALGMDPADFEARYPARGARALGWPSDDHQLRGLPLPDAGRFEDDIETLFEAPGSAGPGQGGEVQPPAAVVPDAVSCAAAAISSLASGRWW from the exons ATGACGACGAGGCCGCATTGCGCGGCCACCCCGCTTTCCCCTTCGTCtcgggcctcctcctcctcatcgctCTCCTGCGTCTCCTCCGCCGCGTCCTCGTCGGGCTCCTGCTACGTGCCGGCGTCGTGGCCGCCGAAGTgcggcggcaagaagaagaggAGCAGCCGCAGGAGGGCCAAGAATGGCGCCGCCGGCGGTGCCGTTGCCGTCCTCAGGAGGAACAGCTCCATCTACAGAGGCGTCACCAG GCACCGGGCCACGGGGAAGTTCGAGGCTCACCTGTGGGACAGGCACGCTCGGTGTCCGGCCAAGAGCAAGAAGGGCAGGCAAG TTTATCTTG GAGCTTTTGACAATGAGGAGGCAGCAGCCCACACCTATGATCTTGCAGCGCTCAAGTACTGGGGCTCAGAGTCATCAGAATGTAAACTCAACTTCCCA CTGGAATTGTACAACCACGAGCATGAGACGATGCACCGCATGTCAAGGGAGGCGTACCTGGCCGCTCTGCGGCGCAGGAGCAGCTCCTTCTCGAGAGGCGCCTCCGAGTACAGGGGAGTGGCCAA GCACCACCGCAATGGCAGGTGGGAGGCCAGGATAGGCTATGCTAACTGCAAGAAGTACCTCTATTTGGGGATATTCG GGACCCAGGAGGAGGCAGCCCGGGCCTACGACCTCGCAGCTCTGGAATTGCGGGGCCACGCCGCGATCACCAACTTCGACATCAGCAGCTACACGGATTACCTGCAGCAGCTTGAGCAGCCGGTCCCCAAGGCCCAGCCGAAGCCGGCTCTGAAGCCCAAGgccgagcccgtcgacgaggaGGCACGGCTGCTGCCCAAGGCTGCTGATCCGATTCCGGCGCCGCTTCTGACGCCCAAGCCTGAGCCCGAAGACGAGCTGGCCGGTCCActggcgccgctgccgccgggcCCCGTGCTCCGCGACGAGGATGACGTGGACAACGCCATCGCCGAGATCCTGCCGGCGCTCGGCATGGACCCCGCCGACTTCGAGGCCCGGTACCCCGCCCGCGGCGCCCGCGCGCTCGGCTGGCCGTCCGACGACCACCAGCTGCGCGGCCTGCCGCTGCCGGACGCCGGGCGCTTCGAGGACGACATCGAGACCCTGTTCGAGGCGCCCGGCTCGGCCGGCCCTGGCCAGGGGGGCGAGGTCCAACcccccgccgccgtcgtgccTGACGCCGTCTCCTGCGCGGCCGCCGCGATCAGCTCGCTGGCGTCCGGCCGTTGGTGGTGA
- the LOC112891393 gene encoding pathogenesis-related protein-like produces MASPARSASAVLLLAAVALAAATADAITFNVINRCKDTLWPAALPGGGARLDPGRTWTVEVPAGTSSARMWARTGCAFDGAGRGSCETGDCGGALECTVSGRPPATLAEYTLGNPDYIDVSLVDGFNVPMSFQCGGRGPSCAADVNARCPAELKVPGGCASACEKFGGDTYCCQGPYKDKCPPTDYSKFFKGLCPDAYSYAKDDRTSTFNCPQGANYDIVLCP; encoded by the coding sequence ATGGCGTCTCCGGCGAGGTCCGCCTCCGCTgttctcctcctcgccgccgtcgccctcgCCGCGGCCACCGCGGACGCGATCACCTTCAACGTCATCAACCGCTGCAAGGACACGCTGTGGCCGGCGGCGctcccgggcggcggcgcgcgcctgGACCCGGGCCGGACGTGGACCGTGGAGGTGCCGGCGGGCACGTCTAGCGCGCGGATGTGGGCGCGCACGGGCTGCGCCTTCGACGGCGCCGGCCGCGGGTCGTGCGAGACGGGGGACTGCGGCGGCGCGCTGGAGTGCACCGTGTCCGGGAGGCCCCCCGCGACGCTGGCCGAGTACACGCTGGGCAACCCGGACTACATCGACGTCTCCCTGGTCGACGGCTTCAACGTACCCATGTCCTTCCAGTGCGGCGGCAGGGGCCCCAGCTGCGCCGCCGACGTCAACGCGCGCTGCCCCGCCGAGCTGAAGGTGCCGGGTGGATGCGCCAGCGCGTGCGAGAAGTTCGGCGGCGACACCTACTGCTGCCAGGGCCCGTACAAGGACAAGTGCCCGCCGACCGACTACTCCAAGTTCTTCAAGGGGCTGTGCCCGGACGCCTACAGCTACGCCAAGGACGACCGGACCAGCACCTTCAACTGCCCGCAGGGCGCCAACTACGACATCGTGCTATGCCCGTGA
- the LOC112894942 gene encoding ABSCISIC ACID-INSENSITIVE 5-like protein 2 isoform X1, whose amino-acid sequence MGSQTMASQAGGGGGGGSGSAGAVQRGQMQNLARQGSLYSLTLDEVQSHLGEPLHSMNLDELLKSVFPDGLDHDGGTTSQYEQTSSLLRQGSITMPPELSKKTVDEVWKGIQDAPKRNVTESGRRRRERQPTLGEMTLEDFLVKAGVVTQGYLKDLNDVGNVEPVGSAGPAGLTAGAQWLDHYQHQITAIEPHQHGQHGVPGAYMPSQLALQPLNVGPGAILESYSEGHITSPMMGALSDSPTPGRKRGAPGDVADKLMERRQKRMIKNRESAARSRARKQAYTNELENKVSRLEEENERLKRQKELEKILFSKPMPEPKYQLRRTGSADF is encoded by the exons ATGGGGAGTCAGACAATGGCATCACAGGCTGGGGGAGGAGGCGGGGGCGGCAGTGGCAGTGCTGGCGCAGTGCAACGCGGGCAGATGCAGAACCTGGCAAGACAAGGGTCTCTGTATAGCCTCACCCTTGACGAGGTGCAGAGCCATTTGGGAGAACCCCTGCATAGCATGAACCTTGATGAGTTGCTCAAGAGTGTCTTTCCTGATGGTCTGGACCATGATGGTGGCACTACCAGTCAGTATGAGCAGACTTCAAGCCTCTTGAGACAGGGGAGCATCACCATGCCACCTGAGCTTAGCAAGAAGACAGTGGATGAGGTGTGGAAAGGCATCCAGGATGCACCGAAGAGAAATGTCACAGAGAGTGGTAGGAGGAGACGGGAGCGGCAGCCGACACTTGGGGAGATGACGCTTGAGGATTTCTTGGTGAAAGCTGGGGTCGTCACCCAAGGATATCTGAAGGACTTGAATGATGTAGGCAATGTGGAGCCGGTTGGTAGTGCTGGGCCTGCCGGTTTGACAGCTGGAGCACAGTGGTTAGACCACTATCAGCACCAGATTACAGCTATCGAGCCCCATCAGCATGGGCAACACGGCGTGCCAGGTGCTTATATGCCGAGTCAGTTAGCCCTTCAGCCACTGAATGTTGGGCCGGGTGCTATTCTGGAATCATACTCTGAGGGCCATATTACTTCGCCAATGATGGGTGCACTTTCTGATTCCCCAACACCTGGTAGGAAGCGTGGTGCCCCAGGAGATGTGGCGGATAAGTTGATGGAGAGAAGGCAGAAAAGGATGATAAAGAATAGGGAGTCAGCTGCTCGTTCAAGGGCTAGGAAGCAG GCCTACACTAATGAACTGGAAAACAAGGTATCTCGATTAGAAGAGGAGAATGAGAGGCTAAAGAGGCAAAAG GAGTTGGAGAAGATACTTTTCTCTAAGCCTATGCCGGAACCCAAATATCAACTCAGGAGAACTGGCTCGGCGGATTTCTGA